One window of Litorilinea aerophila genomic DNA carries:
- a CDS encoding type II toxin-antitoxin system Phd/YefM family antitoxin: MEEATVGIREFKARLSRYLRRVKAGETVLITERGKPVGRVVPVQPGAEERTRTLTHLGMLAWDGHHLQALTPPARLRRHPTVADLLLEDRR; the protein is encoded by the coding sequence ATGGAAGAAGCAACCGTTGGAATTCGCGAATTCAAAGCACGGCTTAGCCGCTATTTGCGGCGGGTCAAGGCTGGCGAAACGGTTCTCATCACCGAACGGGGGAAGCCGGTCGGCCGTGTGGTGCCCGTCCAGCCCGGGGCGGAGGAACGCACCCGGACACTCACCCACCTGGGTATGCTCGCCTGGGATGGCCATCATCTGCAAGCCCTCACGCCGCCGGCCCGCCTGCGCCGCCACCCCACTGTGGCCGACTTGCTCCTGGAGGATCGTCGGTGA
- a CDS encoding SAM-dependent methyltransferase, protein MHATPETTQLILTADPDFVDLAQEELQQADPQAQVTDALAPGVLLVHTGRPFQELAAAWQAAPPIFVRHICPVHVSLPLQGDTGDLETLALYVAGELAPWMDPALPFSVQTRVLGPLPYKPFDVNSRLAETVQEVAGAPLDVRAPVQVLSVVCVAGEGGVAPRAYLGLSLAAENLSDWAGGMRRFSREPDQISRSEFKLLEALEVFQIPLTPRGVALDLGAAPGGWTRVLRQHQQYVTAVDPGELDPRLAADPAVRHKRMTAQAYLADDPDRFDIIVNDMRMDARDSARLMVAYARQLYPDGWALMTLKLPARGRRQVLDHALKILRRAYTVAGARQLFHNRSEITVYLRPRS, encoded by the coding sequence ATGCACGCCACGCCCGAGACCACCCAACTGATCCTGACCGCGGACCCGGACTTCGTGGACCTGGCCCAGGAGGAGCTGCAGCAGGCGGACCCCCAGGCCCAGGTGACGGATGCCCTGGCGCCCGGCGTGCTGCTCGTCCACACCGGGCGCCCTTTCCAGGAGCTGGCCGCGGCCTGGCAAGCCGCACCCCCCATCTTCGTCCGCCACATCTGCCCGGTCCACGTCAGCCTGCCCCTCCAGGGCGACACCGGGGACCTGGAGACCCTGGCCCTCTACGTGGCGGGTGAGCTGGCGCCGTGGATGGATCCGGCCCTGCCCTTCTCGGTGCAGACCCGGGTGCTGGGCCCGCTGCCCTACAAGCCCTTCGACGTCAACAGCCGCCTGGCCGAGACCGTCCAGGAGGTGGCCGGCGCGCCGCTGGATGTGCGCGCGCCGGTCCAGGTGCTGTCGGTGGTCTGTGTGGCAGGGGAAGGCGGGGTCGCGCCCCGGGCCTACCTGGGCCTCTCCCTGGCCGCGGAGAACCTCTCCGACTGGGCCGGAGGGATGCGCCGCTTCAGCCGAGAACCGGACCAGATCAGCCGCTCCGAGTTCAAGCTGCTGGAGGCGCTGGAAGTCTTCCAGATCCCTTTGACGCCCCGGGGCGTGGCCCTGGATCTGGGCGCGGCGCCAGGGGGGTGGACCCGGGTGCTGCGCCAGCATCAGCAGTACGTGACGGCGGTGGATCCCGGCGAGCTGGACCCCCGGCTGGCGGCAGATCCCGCGGTGCGCCACAAGCGCATGACCGCCCAGGCCTACCTGGCCGACGATCCGGATCGGTTCGACATCATCGTCAACGACATGCGCATGGACGCCCGGGATTCGGCCCGACTGATGGTGGCCTATGCCCGCCAGCTCTACCCGGATGGGTGGGCGCTGATGACCCTGAAGCTCCCGGCCCGGGGGCGGCGCCAGGTCCTGGACCACGCGCTGAAGATTCTGCGCCGGGCGTACACCGTGGCCGGGGCCCGGCAGCTCTTCCACAACCGCAGCGAAATTACCGTCTATCTCCGCCCCCGTTCGTGA
- a CDS encoding metallophosphoesterase family protein produces MRLGVLADIHGNLPALEAVIAELERLQPDHILLNGDLINAVPFSAAVIDRVRELGWVVVRGNHEFYYLDYVSPQAGVEYQDPARWGQLHWLAAQLTPEQGAYLAMLPDERTLYLPDTAPVRVAHGVPGQNRVGFHSQQPAAEIVAAVAHVAEETLISAHTHVQVDRHVYLHADMVQDFLADPHPNRFTCPNGPRHWHVINPGSVGLPLNGDPAAQFAILESVPEAVEPGGWRVTHHRVPYDRRPALAAYEESGMMEAGGVITRLFYWELVTAEPEIILFYRWARERGMEPDEDIDSTFAAYVAATGRDGYVRARDPLWGMRGLGD; encoded by the coding sequence ATGCGACTGGGCGTGCTCGCGGACATCCACGGCAACCTGCCCGCCCTGGAGGCGGTCATCGCCGAGCTGGAACGGCTCCAGCCTGACCATATCCTCCTGAACGGGGACCTGATCAATGCCGTGCCCTTCAGCGCAGCCGTGATTGACCGGGTCCGGGAGTTGGGTTGGGTGGTGGTGCGGGGCAACCACGAGTTTTACTACCTGGACTATGTCTCGCCCCAGGCCGGGGTGGAGTACCAGGACCCGGCCCGCTGGGGGCAGCTCCACTGGCTGGCGGCCCAGCTGACCCCGGAGCAGGGGGCCTACCTGGCCATGCTGCCCGATGAGCGCACCCTCTATCTGCCCGACACCGCGCCGGTTCGGGTGGCCCACGGCGTCCCCGGTCAGAATCGGGTCGGCTTCCACAGCCAGCAGCCCGCGGCCGAGATCGTGGCCGCGGTGGCCCACGTGGCCGAGGAGACCCTCATCTCGGCCCACACCCACGTCCAGGTGGATCGCCACGTCTACCTCCACGCGGACATGGTCCAGGATTTCCTGGCCGATCCCCACCCCAACCGGTTCACCTGTCCCAACGGGCCGCGACACTGGCATGTGATCAACCCGGGGAGCGTGGGGTTGCCCCTCAACGGTGACCCCGCGGCCCAGTTTGCCATCCTGGAGAGTGTGCCCGAAGCAGTGGAGCCGGGCGGCTGGCGGGTGACCCATCACCGGGTGCCGTACGACCGTCGGCCGGCCCTGGCTGCCTACGAGGAGAGCGGCATGATGGAGGCGGGCGGCGTCATCACCCGGCTCTTCTACTGGGAGCTGGTGACGGCGGAGCCGGAGATCATTCTCTTTTACCGGTGGGCCCGGGAGCGGGGCATGGAGCCGGACGAAGACATCGACAGCACGTTCGCGGCCTATGTGGCGGCCACGGGGCGGGACGGGTATGTGCGGGCGCGGGATCCGTTGTGGGGGATGAGGGGATTGGGTGATTAG
- a CDS encoding type II toxin-antitoxin system VapC family toxin, translated as MILYLDASAFVKRYVAEAGSEQVGEAIAQAELVGTAMISRAEVAAALAKAMRMGMLEMEETRTALQIFRREWPHLVRVPITETVVARADSLAWEYGLRGYDAVHLASALIWQEMVGEPVTLSAFDLRLWQAAVRAGLSPHPDDLPALLASWQRAS; from the coding sequence GTGATCCTCTACCTGGACGCCAGCGCCTTTGTTAAGCGGTACGTAGCCGAGGCAGGCTCTGAACAGGTCGGCGAGGCCATTGCACAGGCAGAGCTGGTAGGTACGGCCATGATCAGTCGCGCTGAAGTTGCGGCTGCCCTGGCCAAGGCCATGCGCATGGGAATGCTGGAGATGGAGGAAACCCGTACAGCCTTGCAGATCTTTCGCCGGGAATGGCCTCACCTGGTGCGAGTGCCCATTACAGAAACGGTGGTGGCCCGCGCTGATAGTTTAGCCTGGGAATACGGTTTGCGGGGTTATGATGCCGTTCATCTGGCTTCAGCATTGATCTGGCAGGAGATGGTGGGAGAGCCAGTGACGCTGAGCGCCTTCGATCTTCGCCTCTGGCAGGCCGCGGTCCGGGCTGGCCTCTCGCCACACCCCGATGATCTGCCAGCTCTGCTGGCTTCGTGGCAACGAGCATCGTAG
- the purB gene encoding adenylosuccinate lyase → MNTFDHETYLSPVTWRYGSEAMRRIWSEAEKRRLLRRFWVALATAQHEAGLVSAEQLADLRAHQDDIDIQRAAEIEREIHHDLMAEIRTYAEQCPIGGSIIHLGATSMDVEDNVDALRLRQALDLILVELEVLLDLLAQRIDQEAETPAMAFTHIQPAEPTTVGYRLAQYGQDLLADLQELRRVRANLRGKGLKGAVGTSASYAQLLEGTGWTARQLEERVMAELGLEAFPVATQTYPRKQDWLVLNALAGLCASLHKFAFDLRILQSPPFGEWSEPFGARQVGSSAMPFKRNPIHAENIDSLTRLVAALPRVTWDNAALSLLERTLDDSGNRRLVLPEAFLLTDEVVRRARRLVEGLNIWPGPTARNLQNYGVFAATERVLMAAVRAGGDRQELHEVIREHSLAAWQALQAGQENPLVSLLATDPRITRYVPATQIPALMDASGHVGDAPERARQMAEAIRAALAEPLPQRAG, encoded by the coding sequence ATGAACACCTTCGACCACGAAACCTATCTCTCACCGGTGACCTGGCGCTACGGCAGCGAGGCCATGCGCCGGATCTGGAGCGAGGCCGAAAAGCGCCGCCTCCTGCGCCGCTTCTGGGTCGCGCTGGCCACAGCCCAACATGAGGCCGGCCTGGTCTCCGCCGAACAGCTCGCCGACCTGCGGGCCCACCAGGACGACATCGACATCCAGCGGGCCGCCGAGATCGAACGGGAAATCCACCACGACCTCATGGCCGAAATCCGCACCTACGCGGAACAATGCCCCATCGGCGGGTCCATCATCCACCTGGGCGCCACCTCCATGGATGTGGAGGACAACGTGGATGCCCTGCGCCTGCGCCAGGCGCTGGACCTCATCCTGGTGGAGCTGGAAGTCCTCTTGGACCTTCTGGCCCAGCGCATCGACCAGGAGGCGGAGACCCCCGCCATGGCCTTCACCCACATCCAGCCTGCAGAACCCACCACCGTGGGCTACCGCCTGGCCCAGTATGGCCAGGACCTCCTCGCCGACCTCCAGGAGCTGCGCCGGGTGCGGGCCAACCTGCGGGGCAAGGGGCTCAAGGGCGCGGTGGGCACCAGCGCCAGCTACGCCCAGCTCCTGGAAGGCACCGGGTGGACCGCCCGGCAGCTGGAGGAGCGGGTGATGGCCGAGCTGGGGCTGGAGGCCTTCCCCGTGGCCACCCAGACCTACCCCCGCAAGCAGGACTGGCTGGTCCTCAACGCCCTGGCCGGCCTCTGCGCCAGCCTGCACAAATTCGCCTTCGACCTGCGCATCCTCCAGAGCCCACCCTTCGGCGAGTGGAGCGAGCCCTTCGGCGCCCGGCAGGTGGGCTCCAGCGCCATGCCCTTCAAGCGCAACCCCATCCACGCCGAGAACATCGACAGCCTGACCCGCCTGGTGGCCGCGCTGCCCCGGGTGACCTGGGACAACGCCGCGCTCAGCCTGCTGGAACGCACCCTGGACGACTCCGGCAACCGGCGGCTGGTGCTGCCCGAGGCCTTCCTGCTGACCGACGAAGTGGTGCGCCGGGCCCGCCGCCTGGTGGAAGGCCTCAACATCTGGCCCGGCCCCACGGCCCGCAACCTGCAAAACTACGGCGTCTTCGCCGCCACCGAGCGGGTGCTCATGGCCGCGGTGCGGGCCGGCGGCGACCGCCAGGAGCTCCACGAGGTGATCCGGGAGCATAGCCTGGCCGCCTGGCAGGCCCTCCAGGCAGGCCAGGAGAATCCCCTGGTCTCCCTTCTGGCCACGGACCCCCGCATCACCCGCTACGTGCCGGCCACCCAGATCCCGGCCCTGATGGATGCCTCCGGCCATGTGGGCGACGCACCGGAGCGGGCCCGCCAGATGGCCGAAGCCATCCGCGCCGCCCTGGCCGAGCCCCTCCCCCAGCGGGCCGGCTGA
- a CDS encoding CHAT domain-containing protein: MSPTHLPDSSHAEPVPLTCPACGHAFHFQLWLIVDGAARPDLLEQAREGALHRVTCPQCGHAWEEDAPLLIFTPPTAGEGEASPHPTARGIPPLLFSPAQSTTAEQDREQAAGLLARLRERLGDAWQDEWVADGLSAVPRPLLPLALDDDPEAALRRLAEQMQREIERLQEENPDAHRRLEESARELAEEPAGAPDLASLLQAFINADTWAESRRIVEQHPELLSDEADALLGQLLDAARIQGDDRAVGIFEEHRALLRRCREVGVEQAFAEKVGAQGRASLPPELGAILQELARPAGILDMPRRVELCRRGLTLTDRTTLPELWAALQGKLGNSLAQNPLGNRAENIEQAIGHYRAALEVMTREAMPVEWATTMMNLANAYRNRIRGERAENIEQAIGHYRAALEVRTREAMPVEWATTMMNLANAYYSRIRGERAENIEQAIGHYRAALEVMTREAMPVEWAQTVNNLATAYYSRIRGERAENIEQAIGHYRAALEVRTREAMPDDHRRVQRSLARLHVERHAWEEAVTSARAALEVTDLLYRAAPTPEARQAQLAETQSMPALLAFALARIAENDPSRLKEAVLALERHRARWLAEALALRTEQPPTVPQAVWNVFDGRRSRVRELVTEAQLPDGTPGKRDFLILSELLRAARDELDAAIEQVRRYAPDFMPEPTFAAVQQAAQDAPLAYLLATSAGGLALVVLPEGGNADGVLPVWLPDLTGEQVRHHVEGPSSRHYGGYLGAYWRWQRSLHGETSPQERQNALDDWLETLNTTTRWLWDVAMGPLIARLHAAGAREAVLVPTGLLGLLPLHAAWTPDDNAATGRRYALDELPLRYTPSALALLAAREMAARAPADRLLQVVEPQPTSASPLPAAREEARAVRAAWPGGYTSRWHAAATWTEVRARLLEHTVFHFNGHAFAGWQEPLAGGLLLAHDRVLSVADWQELAVQMRLAVLSACETGVPGLELPDEVIGLPAALLQAGCAGVVTSLWSVLAVSTARLMAHFYQAWQREGLSLPQALRRAQMRLRDEDGYAHPFFWAAFTYTGV; encoded by the coding sequence ATGTCCCCGACCCATCTCCCGGACAGCTCCCACGCCGAGCCCGTCCCCCTGACCTGCCCTGCCTGCGGCCACGCCTTCCACTTCCAGCTCTGGCTCATCGTGGATGGGGCCGCGCGGCCCGACCTGCTGGAACAGGCCCGAGAGGGCGCCCTGCACCGTGTGACCTGCCCCCAATGCGGTCACGCATGGGAAGAGGACGCGCCCCTGCTGATTTTTACCCCACCCACCGCGGGTGAGGGCGAGGCATCGCCTCACCCCACGGCGCGCGGGATCCCGCCCCTGCTCTTTTCCCCTGCGCAAAGCACCACCGCCGAACAGGACCGGGAGCAGGCCGCCGGGCTGCTGGCCCGCCTGCGGGAGCGCCTGGGCGACGCCTGGCAGGACGAGTGGGTGGCGGACGGCTTGTCAGCCGTTCCCCGGCCGCTGCTACCCCTGGCCCTGGACGATGACCCCGAAGCGGCCCTGCGCCGGCTGGCGGAGCAGATGCAGCGGGAAATCGAGCGGCTGCAGGAGGAGAATCCCGACGCCCACCGCCGGTTGGAAGAGTCCGCCCGCGAGCTTGCAGAGGAGCCGGCAGGGGCGCCGGACCTGGCCTCTCTCCTCCAGGCCTTTATCAACGCCGACACCTGGGCCGAGTCCCGGCGCATCGTCGAGCAGCACCCCGAACTGCTGAGCGACGAGGCCGACGCCCTGCTGGGCCAACTGCTGGACGCCGCCCGTATCCAGGGGGACGACCGCGCCGTGGGCATCTTCGAAGAACACCGCGCCCTGCTGCGCCGTTGCCGGGAGGTGGGGGTGGAGCAAGCGTTCGCCGAAAAGGTAGGGGCGCAGGGCCGTGCGTCTTTACCCCCCGAGCTTGGGGCCATCCTGCAGGAACTGGCCCGGCCGGCCGGGATCCTCGATATGCCCCGCCGGGTGGAGCTGTGCCGTCGCGGCCTTACCCTGACCGATCGAACTACATTGCCGGAACTATGGGCCGCACTCCAGGGTAAACTGGGCAACAGCCTGGCTCAGAACCCGCTCGGCAATCGGGCGGAGAACATCGAGCAGGCCATAGGGCACTACCGGGCGGCGCTGGAGGTGATGACCCGGGAGGCGATGCCGGTGGAGTGGGCGACGACGATGATGAACCTGGCGAACGCCTACCGTAACCGCATCCGTGGGGAGCGGGCGGAGAACATCGAGCAGGCCATAGGGCACTACCGGGCGGCGCTGGAGGTGAGGACCCGGGAGGCGATGCCGGTGGAGTGGGCGACGACGATGATGAACCTGGCGAACGCCTACTATTCCCGCATCCGTGGGGAGCGGGCGGAGAACATCGAGCAGGCCATAGGGCACTACCGGGCGGCGCTGGAGGTGATGACCCGGGAGGCGATGCCGGTGGAGTGGGCGCAGACCGTGAACAACCTGGCGACCGCCTACTATTCCCGCATCCGTGGGGAGCGGGCGGAGAACATCGAGCAGGCCATAGGGCACTACCGGGCGGCGCTGGAGGTGAGGACCCGGGAGGCGATGCCGGATGACCATCGTCGCGTGCAGCGCAGCCTGGCTCGCCTCCACGTCGAGCGTCATGCGTGGGAAGAGGCAGTGACTTCGGCTCGCGCAGCGTTGGAGGTGACCGACCTGCTCTACCGCGCGGCGCCCACGCCCGAAGCCCGCCAGGCGCAACTGGCCGAAACCCAGTCCATGCCGGCTTTGCTGGCCTTCGCCCTTGCTCGCATCGCTGAAAACGACCCATCCAGACTGAAAGAAGCCGTGTTGGCTTTGGAACGTCATCGCGCCCGCTGGTTGGCCGAAGCCCTGGCTCTGCGCACGGAACAACCACCCACCGTGCCCCAGGCGGTGTGGAATGTCTTTGATGGCCGGCGGAGCCGAGTTCGTGAGCTGGTGACCGAGGCGCAATTGCCCGATGGAACGCCGGGAAAGCGCGACTTTCTGATCTTAAGTGAGCTGCTGCGCGCAGCCCGAGACGAACTTGATGCAGCCATCGAGCAGGTCCGGAGATATGCGCCCGACTTCATGCCCGAACCCACCTTCGCCGCCGTTCAGCAGGCCGCCCAGGACGCCCCCCTGGCCTACCTCCTCGCCACCTCTGCCGGCGGCCTGGCCCTCGTCGTGCTCCCTGAAGGTGGGAACGCCGACGGCGTCCTCCCCGTCTGGCTGCCCGATTTGACCGGGGAGCAGGTGCGGCATCATGTGGAAGGTCCCAGCAGCCGCCACTATGGTGGCTATCTGGGTGCCTACTGGCGCTGGCAGCGTAGCCTGCACGGCGAAACGTCGCCCCAGGAGCGCCAAAATGCCCTTGACGACTGGTTGGAAACCTTGAACACCACCACCCGCTGGCTTTGGGACGTGGCCATGGGCCCGCTGATCGCCCGCCTGCACGCAGCAGGGGCCAGGGAAGCTGTATTGGTGCCCACCGGCCTGCTGGGGCTGCTTCCCCTCCACGCAGCCTGGACGCCCGACGACAATGCAGCCACCGGCCGGCGGTACGCGCTGGATGAGCTCCCCCTCCGCTACACGCCCTCCGCCCTGGCCCTGCTGGCCGCGCGGGAAATGGCTGCCCGCGCCCCCGCCGACCGGCTGCTTCAAGTGGTGGAGCCCCAGCCCACCAGTGCCTCTCCCCTGCCGGCCGCCCGTGAAGAAGCCAGGGCCGTGCGCGCTGCCTGGCCCGGCGGGTACACATCCCGCTGGCATGCCGCCGCCACCTGGACGGAAGTGCGGGCCCGGCTGCTGGAGCACACGGTTTTCCACTTCAACGGCCATGCCTTTGCCGGGTGGCAAGAACCCCTGGCTGGCGGCCTCCTGCTGGCCCACGACCGGGTCCTGAGCGTGGCCGATTGGCAGGAACTGGCGGTGCAGATGCGGCTGGCGGTCCTCTCTGCCTGCGAGACGGGCGTACCCGGCCTGGAACTTCCGGATGAGGTGATCGGGCTCCCCGCGGCCCTGCTCCAGGCCGGCTGCGCCGGGGTGGTGACCTCCCTCTGGAGCGTGCTGGCTGTCAGCACGGCCCGGCTCATGGCCCACTTCTATCAAGCCTGGCAGCGCGAGGGGCTTTCCCTACCCCAGGCCCTGCGCCGGGCGCAGATGCGCCTGCGGGATGAGGACGGCTATGCCCACCCCTTTTTCTGGGCCGCCTTCACCTACACGGGGGTGTAA
- a CDS encoding GNAT family N-acetyltransferase — protein sequence MLEITYLADHPHLVPTLAHWHHEQWGRINSHKTLADRLARLQGHLQRRAIPTTFVALANGEPVGCASLVLHDLPDRVDLTPWLASVYVLPQRRHQGIGRALVRRVEDEARALGVPTLYLYTPDRQQFYAHLGWSVVEERVYRGEVITLMELKIKD from the coding sequence ATGCTCGAGATAACCTATCTGGCCGACCACCCCCACCTGGTCCCCACCCTGGCCCACTGGCACCACGAGCAGTGGGGACGCATCAACAGCCACAAGACCCTGGCCGATCGCCTGGCCCGTCTCCAGGGTCATTTGCAGCGGCGGGCCATCCCCACCACCTTCGTGGCCCTGGCAAATGGGGAGCCGGTGGGCTGCGCCAGCCTGGTCCTGCACGACCTGCCCGACCGCGTGGACCTGACGCCGTGGCTGGCCAGCGTCTACGTGCTGCCCCAACGACGCCACCAGGGGATCGGCCGGGCGCTGGTGCGCCGGGTGGAGGATGAAGCCCGGGCGCTGGGTGTGCCCACCCTCTACCTCTATACGCCGGACCGCCAGCAGTTCTACGCCCATCTGGGCTGGAGCGTGGTGGAGGAGCGGGTGTATCGGGGGGAGGTGATTACGTTGATGGAGTTGAAGATTAAAGATTGA